One genomic segment of Camelus ferus isolate YT-003-E chromosome 19, BCGSAC_Cfer_1.0, whole genome shotgun sequence includes these proteins:
- the OSER1 gene encoding oxidative stress-responsive serine-rich protein 1: MKSEAKDGEEESLQTAFKKLRVDASGSIASLSVGEGASVRASVRTAADDTKPKTTCASKDSWHGSTRKSSRGTVRTQRRRRSKSPVLHPPKFIHCSTIAASSSSQLKHKSQTDSPDGSSGLGISTPKEFNAGECSTSLDTNHTGAVVEPLRTSVPRLPSESKKEDSSDATQVSQASLKANDLSDFQSVSKLNQGKPCACIGKECQCKRWHDMEVYSFSGLQNVPPLAPERRSTLEDYSQSLHTRTLSGSPRSCSEQARVYVDDVTIEDLSGYMEYYLYIPKKMSHMAEMMYT; encoded by the exons ATGAAATCCGAAGccaaggatggagaggaggagagtCTACAAACTGCTTTCAAGAAATTAAGAGTGGATGCGTCAGG GTCCATAGCATCTCTGTCTGTTGGAGAAGGCGCAAGTGTCAGAGCATCCGTCAGGACAGCAGCAGATGATACCAAACCTAAAACCACATGTGCATCTAAAGACAGTTGGCATGG gtctACAAGGAAGTCTTCACGAGGAACAGTGAGAACCCAGCGTCGTCGACGTTCTAAGTCTCCTGTCCTTCATCCTCCAAAGTTTATACATTGCAGTACAATAGCTGCTTCCTCCAGCAGCCAGCTCAAGCACAAAAGCCAGACTGACTCCCCTGATGGCAGCAGTGGGCTGGGAATTTCAACCCCTAAAGAGTTCAATGCAGGAGAGTGCTCCACTTCCCTCGATACTAATCACACAGGGGCAGTTGTTGAGCCATTGAGAACTTCGGTTCCAAGGCTCCCGTCAGAGAGTAAGAAGGAAGACTCCTCTGATGCTACCCAAGTCTCCCAAGCAAGTCTCAAGGCCAATGATCTCTCTGACTTTCAATCTGTTTCTAAGTTAAACCAGGGCAAGCCCTGTGCATGCATAGGCAAGGAGTGCCAGTGTAAGAGGTGGCATGATATGGAAGTATATTCCTTTTCAGGCCTGCAGAATGTCCCTCCGTTGGCCCCAGAACGAAGATCCACGCTTGAGGACTACTCTCAGTCGCTTCACACCAGAACTCTGTCCGGCTCCCCCCGCTCCTGTTCTGAGCAAGCTCGAGTCTACGTGGATGATGTGACCATTGAGGACCTGTCAGGTTACATGGAATATTACTTATATATTCCCAAGAAAATGTCCCACATGGCAGAAATGATGTACACCTGA